From the Solibacillus sp. FSL R5-0449 genome, one window contains:
- the rbsB gene encoding ribose ABC transporter substrate-binding protein RbsB gives MKKQLILLMALLATVLLSACSVKPGFSLEPSFGTSATSTESSNDTLTIGLSVSTLNNPFFVTLSENAQAKAKELGVKTTIVDAQDNASKQASDIEDLIQQNVDLIIINPVDSVAVATAVESANALNIPVITVDRSSEGGEVVSHIASDNVAGGKLAGEYITELVGEGAKVAELEGVAGSSAARDRGQGFNEAVTGILDVVAKQTANFNRSEGLTVMENILQSNPDITAVFAHNDEMALGAQEAISASGKKIVVVGFDATDDAVAAVKAGSLAATVAQKPDEIGKIAMETAIAYLNGETVEEVIPVNLELITK, from the coding sequence GGAGCCTTCTTTCGGAACATCGGCTACATCAACGGAAAGCAGTAACGATACATTGACAATTGGGTTATCTGTTTCAACTTTAAACAATCCTTTCTTCGTAACACTAAGTGAAAATGCACAAGCAAAGGCAAAAGAGCTTGGTGTGAAAACAACGATTGTAGATGCGCAGGATAATGCATCAAAACAAGCTTCCGATATTGAAGATTTAATCCAACAAAACGTTGATCTGATCATTATTAACCCGGTAGATTCTGTTGCGGTTGCAACTGCTGTTGAATCTGCTAATGCTTTAAATATTCCGGTCATCACAGTTGACCGTTCATCTGAAGGTGGCGAAGTCGTATCACATATCGCTTCTGATAACGTAGCTGGCGGTAAGCTGGCTGGTGAATATATTACAGAGTTGGTTGGTGAAGGTGCCAAAGTTGCAGAATTGGAAGGTGTCGCAGGATCGTCTGCTGCACGTGATCGCGGGCAAGGATTTAATGAAGCTGTCACGGGTATATTAGACGTCGTTGCAAAGCAAACAGCGAACTTTAACCGTTCAGAAGGCTTAACAGTAATGGAGAATATTCTACAGTCTAATCCGGATATTACAGCCGTATTTGCCCACAATGATGAAATGGCATTAGGTGCGCAAGAAGCCATATCAGCTTCTGGTAAGAAGATCGTAGTGGTCGGCTTTGATGCGACTGACGATGCGGTAGCTGCTGTTAAAGCAGGAAGTCTGGCTGCAACAGTTGCGCAAAAACCTGATGAGATCGGAAAGATTGCAATGGAAACAGCGATTGCTTATTTAAACGGTGAAACGGTTGAAGAAGTCATCCCGGTCAATCTTGAATTAATTACAAAATAA